GTGAACAATCAAAAGTTGTTTTAATTGTATATGATATACTTGGTAGAAAAATAAAAACTCTTATCGATAAAATACAATCATCCGGAAACTATTCTATCGAATGGAATGCAAGTGAATATCCAAGTGGAGTTTATTTTTACAAGCTTCAGGCAGGAGAATTTACAGAAACCAAGAAGATGATTTTGTTAAAATGATATTAGTTAAATTTATTTGCATCTTAAAGCCGTTCTAAATTAGAGGGCTTTGTAATTTTGAGACTGTAAAATTATTGAAGTTGCTCTCGAGATACAAATTCTTTGCCGTTCCAATATTTTATTTGGGATTTTAAAATATTGCAATATTCTTCTGTATCAGTAAATGGAAGTTTTAATTTGCCGTGAACAACGAGTGAATCTCTTTTTACTCTATAAGTACTAGTAATTACAATATCTATATCTTTTAAATTAGGATTTATTTCGTAACCAATTGCTGGTTCTTCTTGGTTTAAACCTATCGATGTTGCCAGACAAAATTTTTGGCTTTCCTCTTTTTCATAAAAACTTCCAATATTAAAAGTTGGTGTTCTAACACCAATATATTTATCATAATCTGTTTTTTGAATTCGAATATACGCTTTCATCTTTCTTACTGGAAAATTGCTTATCAAATATTCGGCAGATGTTAGACGCACCGTTTTTAAAGTATCAAGATCATAAACAAAAAAAACTAAATCTTCAAATCCATTATCATAACCAATACCAATGATTTCTTTTTTTCCATCTTGTTCAATATCTTTAACCATACCATCAACTATGTGACCAGATGCCCAAAATGTACCAGGTAACCTTTTCCCAGTTTTTAACTCTAAACCATATATTGCAGAACTGAAGGAATTTACACTGGATGAAACTAAAAAAATGGATTTTTTTCCACCTAAGGTTGTTGTATCAATAATACTATAACCGCCGTAATCCGGAGCAATATGACCAGTATGAGTTTTCACTGTATCTTTAAATTGATAAGTCCAAATAATTTTTTTGTTTTTATCAAAACATGTTACAGCATTTGGTGTGTTTGCTGTTTTATTTATTGAATAATCTGGAAGACTAGAAATCACTTCATTTGAACCATCATTATTTACATCAACAATTTTCACAAATTGACAAGCATAATTTGTTTTTAAAGATGATGGACTTGCATGGGACTTAAAAGACCATATTGTACGCCCATTCTTATTTTTTATATAAATTGAATTACCATCAGCATAAAATGTATAAGGATTATCATCCCAATCAACAACAAATAAATAAGCAAACAGAATTGATAATATTAAAGAAGAAACGGCACTAATCCAATTCTTTTTAATGAATTTTGTGCTTCTGATGATAGGATTTTGTTTTTTAATTTCAACTAAATCACGGCGGTTTAGAATTGCTTCTATATTATCAAAAGATTCAATCCGTAATTTCCTATTCGGATATTTATTGTTAAGCAAATGCAGTGTTTGTTTCGCATGAATCTCATCATCTTTATGAAAAATAAAAACTTGGGAATCAGAATAGAATAAAGTATTTATTTTTTGTTCTATTATCTCATTCCCGGATTTTTGTATTTCACCGCATGTATTTATTCCGCCGGTAAACGCAATCTTACCAATTAGATTAATCGTATAGGTAGGATTATAAAATTTCAGTATTTCTTCCAAAAATGAAAAAGTTAATGCAATTCCTAGTGAATTACCTTCATAAAATCCTTCTTTCTTATCAAAGCTTAATATTACCTCATGAAACTCGTTAGTCTTTTTGACAAATCTTTTAGAGATTGAAACAGCCAATTCCCAAGAATTTTTACATTGTGAAAAAATATTTTCTTCTATCTTCTTTTCACTAGGAACTATAATAAATTTATTAGATGATGACGATTTATTTATTCTAACTGTAACTGATTCAACAATTCCATAAAATCCATGATTGCTTTTTTTGTAAATCAATGGAAAAGCAGCTTTTTGGTCTTGAGTTATATTGTGTTCTTTTCCATCAAGTATGTTCCCAAGTTTTATAACTTCATTCTGAAGTTTTAAAATTTCATCTTTCAGGAATGATAGAGGTATAAACAAAATTCTTTGATCAAAGATTTCCTTAAGCTGATTAACAATATTAGCAATAAAATCAATATCAGTTCCAAATGCACCGATTTTTGAAACCGCATATTTAAATTCATCAATAAATTCTTGTAAAAATGCTTCAGCGACATTTGGGTTATTAAATTTGAGAGCTGTAAGAAAATAACTATTATAATCAGAAATAAATAAATGAGGGAAGGATGAATTATTACGTTTTATAATTAAATTAATTCTTTGTTCTTCAAGTGAGTTAATTGATAAAGTAGAAGTCATAAATATTATTTAATTAATAAAAATTAACTTAATAATGTTAATATTAATAAAAATAATTTTTATTGTTTTAGTTATTTTAAAAAAGTAATTCAGTTGTTATTAGTAATAATGCGATAGGGAAAGGAAACGGAAAGCGAAGACAGAATGAAAAAGAAATTATGAATTAAGAATTCAGAAAACAGAAGACAGAATGAAATAAAATTAAACAAAAGATTTTAAAACAGAAAAGAGAAAGAGTAAGACCTTCCTACATACCTTCGGTACGTAAACCGGTAGGCAGGTTAAGAGTAAGATTAAGAATAAGATTAAGAATAAGATTAAGAATAAGATTAAGAATAAGATTAAGAATAAGATTAAGAATAAGATTAAGAGTAAGATTAGGAATTAGAAAAAAACTTGGTAATGACGAGATGTCAAATACCAAGTTTCTGCAATTAACTAAGATGGCAATGTTTATTTTAATAAAACTCTGATAAGCTGGTTTGCTCCGGTGGCAGCATCTAAAGCAAATCCGTTAAATTCTCCGGATGCGAAAACAATTGCTTGTCCATTTGCATTTGATTGAACTTTAGCACCAAGTGTAACAGCGGCGCCGGAAACAACAAGAGCAATACCGGATGTCATTACCGGTCCGTAATCATTTGCTTGAGTATCTGCATTTAACACACCAAGAGCTTTGGCACCGTTTCCGCACAAAGCACCGTCTAAACCAATGAATAAATTTTTTGTTCTATCTGCCGGCATTAAAACCGAAGTGATTAAAGTTGATTGTTCTGTCTGCATATCTTTTGTCCTTAATTTATAAAGTAAATAGGGATTACGCGCATAGAAAAAATGATTGTTGTCATATACCCAAGTCGCTGAATATAATGACGGCTGACCAAATCCGTTTAATTCCGTCCAATGATTGCTAAAAGTATTTTCATTTAATGAATTATAAGAATTTGGATAGGTAGAACAGATTAAAAGAACTCTTGCATCCCAAAAGGAAAGATTATACTCATACATTAAATAAGCGATATAGCCGGCAATTCTTCCGGGTGAAGATTGAGCATATTCATTTCCATCAAATACGCGCGGAGACATTGTATCGGGAAGCCAGAAATCGCAATTATAACCATACGAATTATTTTCATGGGGAAATGTTCCGGTGGAAACAAATTGAACTATCTGCAATTTGGGTAAAATATTACAATGTGAATTAGTTAAAGAATTACACGAACCAAAAATTAAATTAACCGAAGGGAAATAATGCCTTATCATCAGCAAATCAGCAGAATTAAAATAATTATAAGGCAATACTACTATTGAAAATTTATTATTAAGTGCATAAATAAGAGCTTCTTCAAGATCAATATAACCGAAATAATATCTTTCGATATATTTATTGCGGTTATAATAAACATTTTGAAGTTCTTGAAACCCTTGAACAATTTGATTTTCCAATTCAGCATAAACAAGATTTTTTGGTTCATCTTTATCACTGGGATCTGTTGGAACTTTACCGACGATTAATATTTTTGGAAATTCTTTCAATTATCTATTTCTTGATTTCTTTTTAGATTGAAGTACTTCAGCAGAAACGGAATTATTTATTTCGGATGAACTTTCATTTACAGTTTCCGGAACAATTATTTCAGATTCTTCTAAAACTTTCTCGTCTTGAATATCTGCAGATGAATTTTCAAGGAACGGTAATAATTCATCGGTTGGACTTCCAGGGAAATCCATACCGATTTTATAAATTGTTCCATCATGAACGAAATTTTCTATTACTTTCATATTAGATCACCGTATTACTAATTAAATAACCAGCATCCGGTCCAACAATTTTAGGCTGGAATATGTCGGTCGAGCGCACAAACAAAACTTTTCCATCACGGTCAAAAGTATCGACTGAAGGATAAGCTTTTTTCTTAAAAGTGTATCCAAAAGATGGTTCATAATAAGAACGCTTTTCATTTGTCTGTGCTTTTGGAAGGTAATACAAACCCATAAAATCGCCGAACAAATCGGCATTAACATTTGTATCATTAGTATAAACAGCATTGCCGATAAATAATTCATCAAAACCTAATAATTGGCGTAACAAATCCGGGGTAACAACTGCATTCATTGTGTATTTGATACGATCTACAATAGACGGATGATTTTTAAGAGCCATGTAAGTAATAGCTCCCAAAACAGCAACATTAGGATATTTTGCAATTTGCGCACGGACAGCATTTTTTGCATCGTCAATAATTTGAATAGGATTTGAAGCTGATTGATTAAAACCGCTTCCGGTAGTAAGAGTAATTCTGTTAGTTGCCGGATAATTAGCAGTATTCTGAAGTAAATCTGCGATTTGCTTTTCGAGACGTAAATTGATGCCATTTGAAACCACATTAGTAGCATGCATTTTTAAAGGAATATCATCTTCGTCTAATTCTCTGTAATCTATTGGGTAAGAAAGATCGTGCTCCGTTAAAACAAAATCAACAGTACTTCTACCTTCGGGAGAAATCTGATTAGAAGCTGCACGGATTGCTCTTTCAGTATTATAAATTTTGAAAGCTTCTTTGTTGAACAAAGGCACTTTTCCGCCTTCTTTAGAAACTACAACAATTGGGAAAATTTTAGTACCGATATGTTCGGCATTAGAGTAGCCTCTAGCTAATTCAGTAAGAACGGCGTCGTTAACTCTCTTTTGTTTTAATGTTCCATCCATATATGGACCTCATATTTAATTATGTTTTAATTATTCATTAATCTTAGAAGCGCATCCTTATAAGAAATTTTCTGTTCCTTGGATAACGCCAATACTTTTTTATGAAGTGCAAAAGATTCAGCATCAACTTCATAGTTATCATATTCATACTCAGATTTAGAACTGCCGAGATTTTTTGCGAAATCATCCAATAAAAGCATATTTGGGAATTGATCAATAAGCGAATCAAATTTTGACAAAAGAATTTTAGTCTGATTTAGCGGATCAGAATCGTGCTCCGCATTTATAAATTGCAAAATATCCATTATTGAATTTTTTACTGCGGGAGTAAGCGAACCGGATTTAATTTTATCATTAAGAGATGATTCAAATTTTGCGATATCAATTTTTAACTGAACGGAATAATTAAGCTGTTTGGTTAGATCATCTTTTAAATTTGTAAAATCTTCTTTAAGATTTGTAACAACAGATAACAAATCATTTGCTGAGGATTCTGGGGAGGATGAATTAATATTTTTCTCTTCAGATAGTGGTATTTCTTCCAAAGGATTTCCGGATTCATCAAGAATTGACGAATTAAAAGCGACAAATTTTTCCGTCCTATAATTTTCTATAATATCATCAACAAAACCCATTGCAAGAGCTTCATCGGCGTTAATGAAAGTTGATTTATTACAGAAATCCTTAAGTTTTTCATCATCCAAACCGGTTTTTGCTTTGTAAATATCTATTAGCGTATCCCGGAATTTCCCAAGATTGTTTGATTGGTCTTGAAAATCATTTGTATCACCGATTGCGATATTCCAAGGATTGTGAATAAACATGTAGGAATTTTTGTAAGCTAAGATCTTATTTCCGGCAAGAGCAATAACGGAAGCAATTGAAGCTGCGATTCCGTCAACAATAGTAGTTACGTTTCCGAAATCGCGTAATTGGTTAAAGATTGAGAAGCCTTCGAATAAACTACCTCCGGCTGAATTAATTCGAACTTCAATTTCAGAAATATTTTTTGATTTGAAATCTTCAAGAGTGTAAAGAATTGTTTTAGAAGAAATGCCAAAACTTGAAATGTGATCAAAAATGTTAATAATACCTTTATTCATTTTATCCTCGAAAAACTGTTTAATATTAGCCAATTGTTTGAATATAACCAAAATAATTTATAAGTTAGAATTAAACAAGTAAAAAAAATAGCGGATACGTAAAATTAAATATCATTTATCCGCACTAAAATGAGTGGACGAAATAAAAAGAGAATTAATCATAAAAAGGTTGAGGAATACATACGGATTGGGCTTTCCGGCAGAGAAATAGCGAAATTAGTAGGTGTTGATGAGAAGACGATTAGGAATAAATTTTCCGCACTTTTACAAAAAAGGGAACATGAAAATATTTTGGAATTCCAAAAAAAAAAGTTAAAAATAGCGGATAAGCAATATGAGAGAGCGATGGAAGGAAGTGATATTATGTTAATCTGGCTAGGAAAGAATTGGCTAAAACAAAGTGATAAAATGGAACAAAACGGAAGGCGGAAATTGGAAATAACTAAAAAAGAAATCAAATAAAACAGAATCCGTTAGCTAACGGAAGAATTCAGAAATCAGAAGTCAGAAGAAAAAATGAAGAATGTAAAAAAGATTTGAAAGAAAAATTAGGAATTATGAATTAAGAATTCAGAAGACAGAATGAAGAATGAAAAAATTAAAAAAATTAGGAATTATGAATTAAAAAAGTAAAGGAAATTTTGAATGAAGAATTAAGAATGAGGAATGAAGAATGAAAAAATTAAAAAAATTATGAATTAGGAATTAAGAATTAAGAATGAAAAAAAATAAAAAGAGAGATTGCTTCGGAAAAGCTCTCGCAATGACGGGATAAAAAAAAAGAGTAAGAAAAAGGAAAAAGTGAAAAATCCAAAAATTCAAGATTACAAGATTTCAAGATTGAAAAAAGTATTAAAAAAAATAAAAGCAGATTAAGAATAAGATTAAGACCAGCTTGCAGCTGGCAAGTTAAGAGTAAGAAATAAAAGAAATAGAATTTGAAGGCTTTAATAATTTATCATACTAATGCACTTGAACCGGCGCATTCAGACGCAGTAAAAACTGCGTTTATAAACGGCGGTGGAATTAATGCAGATATTTATTTAATAACAATTTTTAATCAAGCGATTTTGGATTATGCAAGAGATAATAATTATGATGCAATAATTTACAGTTATGAAGGATTGTCAAATTTTTTACAATTGGCAATAAATAATCCAGACATAATGATATTCATGCCGACTCATTCAAGTTATGCAGAACAAATACAGCAGTTAGTCGTTACCGAAAGCTTACAAGATTTGCAAGGCGGCGAATTTGAATTTAAAGATTCAACACAAAACAAGGATTCATTTAGCAATGGTTACATCTGCGGACAGTTATTCAAAATAGCCGAATTAAGAAATTGTAATTTACAAGATGCAAGATTTTTAGCGAATAAAACAAAAAATATAAACGGAATAATAAATGTCAATGACGCAATAAATTACCAAACAGAAATTTTTATTGATGAGCCAAAAGAAATAGAACTAGAATATTTACAAGACTACCAAGTAAAAGTAAATTGTGATATTGTTAGAGATGCAACTGAATATGAATATCAAATATTAAAAGAAAATAATTACATAGGTGAAAGAGAAAGAATAATTGAATTTAGTGATTCGGAAGAAAGATTTATAAAGTACAGAGCAATTAGAGGAAGCAATATTTCAAATTGGAGTGAATTATTTAAAATATATCCATTAGAAGAAAGGAGAAAAAAAATGGGAAAAGTATCAATGTTTAGTCAGGTTGGTGTTAGAAGAAAAGAATTAGTTGAAGATGTGCCAACCGATGAAGGTCAAAAATATGTGAGTAAAATTGTAAATGGCGTAATGCAGATGGTTAAAGTGCCGGATTTACGAATGTTGGTTGGAAGATTTACATGGGAAGATACTCCATCAATGAATGTGCAAATATACTATAATACAATTGGACCAATACTGGACATTGAATATTATGAAGATCAGTTATACATAATTTTCCCAAATAATTTGTTCAGTTATGCAAACGATAGAATAATAGCATTTGGATATCAAAATAGGGATTCAAAATTACAATATAATATCGAAACTGTTTATCCCGGACCAAGATTAGTAATAGATATTAAACTAGATAATGAAGATTCATTTGAAAATGGCGGAAGTTATGATTTTGCAATAGGATTAGTAAATAAGTATAACCAGCAGAATATTTATAAAGAATAATAAGATTAAAGAT
The nucleotide sequence above comes from Ignavibacteriota bacterium. Encoded proteins:
- a CDS encoding DUF2190 family protein: MKEFPKILIVGKVPTDPSDKDEPKNLVYAELENQIVQGFQELQNVYYNRNKYIERYYFGYIDLEEALIYALNNKFSIVVLPYNYFNSADLLMIRHYFPSVNLIFGSCNSLTNSHCNILPKLQIVQFVSTGTFPHENNSYGYNCDFWLPDTMSPRVFDGNEYAQSSPGRIAGYIAYLMYEYNLSFWDARVLLICSTYPNSYNSLNENTFSNHWTELNGFGQPSLYSATWVYDNNHFFYARNPYLLYKLRTKDMQTEQSTLITSVLMPADRTKNLFIGLDGALCGNGAKALGVLNADTQANDYGPVMTSGIALVVSGAAVTLGAKVQSNANGQAIVFASGEFNGFALDAATGANQLIRVLLK
- a CDS encoding Clp protease ClpP gives rise to the protein MNKGIINIFDHISSFGISSKTILYTLEDFKSKNISEIEVRINSAGGSLFEGFSIFNQLRDFGNVTTIVDGIAASIASVIALAGNKILAYKNSYMFIHNPWNIAIGDTNDFQDQSNNLGKFRDTLIDIYKAKTGLDDEKLKDFCNKSTFINADEALAMGFVDDIIENYRTEKFVAFNSSILDESGNPLEEIPLSEEKNINSSSPESSANDLLSVVTNLKEDFTNLKDDLTKQLNYSVQLKIDIAKFESSLNDKIKSGSLTPAVKNSIMDILQFINAEHDSDPLNQTKILLSKFDSLIDQFPNMLLLDDFAKNLGSSKSEYEYDNYEVDAESFALHKKVLALSKEQKISYKDALLRLMNN